A window from Dioscorea cayenensis subsp. rotundata cultivar TDr96_F1 chromosome 10, TDr96_F1_v2_PseudoChromosome.rev07_lg8_w22 25.fasta, whole genome shotgun sequence encodes these proteins:
- the LOC120270653 gene encoding uncharacterized protein LOC120270653: MKKGKIHPSPAATSSPGSVSGDAIKVLRLLPAAILALTAVMRNEDKEVLAYLMTRSMSGSVAAAGEERRRCSSGGAHRPALDCGCFECYTSFWSRWDCSPNRELIHQVIEAFEEHLASSERAGVRYRRRDRAEKKGKRSKEEKKEMKKMEDVVVETVVSFRDESSAVAIEDEKDGEKEEVSPAVIGSEVEAAAVDGEKRRGWADVMGIFNSRLWSLWSPGE; the protein is encoded by the coding sequence ATGAAGAAGGGCAAGATCCATCCCTCGCCGGCGGCGACGTCGTCGCCGGGATCGGTGAGCGGAGATGCGATAAAGGTGCTGAGGTTGCTGCCGGCGGCCATACTGGCACTGACGGCGGTGATGAGGAATGAGGATAAAGAAGTGTTAGCGTACCTGATGACGAGGTCGATGAGTGGATCGGTAGCGGCCGCAGGGGAGGAGCGGCGGCGATGCTCGTCTGGTGGAGCTCATCGGCCGGCGCTAGACTGTGGGTGCTTCGAGTGCTACACCAGCTTCTGGTCTCGCTGGGACTGTTCGCCTAATCGTGAGCTCATTCATCAAGTGATCGAGGCTTTCGAGGAGCATCTTGCAAGCTCCGAGCGTGCTGGCGTGCGTTACCGGCGGAGAGATCGGGCGGAGAAGAAGGGGAAGAGATcgaaagaggagaagaaggagatgaagaagatggaggaCGTGGTTGTTGAAACCGTGGTGAGTTTTCGGGATGAATCCTCGGCGGTTGCCATCGAAGATGAGAAGGATGGAGAGAAGGAGGAGGTGTCGCCGGCGGTGATCGGAAGCGAAGTGGAGGCGGCGGCGGTGGATGGTGAGAAGAGAAGAGGATGGGCGGATGTGATGGGGATATTTAATTCGCGTTTATGGAGTCTTTGGAGTCCGGGGGAGtag